A window of Aurantibacillus circumpalustris genomic DNA:
CGACCGCGAATTGATGCTTGCAATGATAATAGCATTGTTAGGATCCGTTGGATTTTTTAAATGGATTGCAGACATGATACAACCAGTATTATCTTCTGCGAAAAAATCAGCAATTACATTTGCTTACGGTTACCACATTGTTTCTGCTGCTGTTTATGCAGGAATAATTATTTTATGCACATTGTATCTCGTAGCAGGTACGTATAACCCCTTTATTTATTACCGATTTTAAATGAACCATAATTTAGTTCGCATATATTTAATCGTCTTAGTGTTTTCAGCAGCTATTATATTTCCTTTGGTAAATAGCAAGGTTCACCTTTTAAATGATATTGAAAGTTTCGAAAACAGAGCGATGAAAAGAGAACCTGATTTTGACATCAATCACCTTGATCCTTTTCCTGTAAAATATGACACATTTTATACCGATAATTTTGATCTCCGCAACCGATACATCCGTTACTTTAATATTTATAAAGTTCTTGCATTTCGAAAATCACCCATCCGCAACATTGTAATTGGCGGTAACAGTTGGTTATATTTATTAGGCGATGAGATGGATTCGTATATGGGAAAAAATAGATTAACAGCTGCTGAGTTAGAATCTATTGGAAAAGAACTTAATTACCGGAAAAACTATTTAGAAGAAAAAGGGATCAAATTCTATTTTATGGTGGTACCCTGCAAAGCAAGTATTCACAGTGAACACATCGGTTATGAGTATTTCAGAATGCACGAAGATACATGGGGAGAACAACTTATTAATTATTTAGATAAAAACTCATTAGTTAATTCAATCAATGTTTATGACTCCCTTAGAAAATTTAAAGGCGATGAAAATCTTTACTTTAAGCTCGATAATCATTGGAATGATCTTGGCGCATTTTATACAGCTAATGAAGTATTCAAACATATGCGTGCTGAGTTTCCTTCGATTGAGCTGCTATCCGTTAATGATTTTAATAAAATCCCCCCTAATAATCCAAAAGGGAATCTTGACAAAATGTTAGGCAACTTGGGTGTCTTTAATGAATCTTACATTGAATTATCTCCTAAAAATGGATACAAGGCTACAGAAGGTGCAAAGGCTAATTATCCCCCAACCCATGGCTTTGTCTATCCTTGGGATTTTGAAAAAGTACGCGAGATAAAAGATTCTAAAAAACCCAAACTTCTAATTATTTCTGATTCATTTGGAGGTAGTATTTTTCCTTTTTTAGCCGAAAATTTCAGCAAAAGCGTAAAGATATTTGATTCATGGCAATATAAACTTAACGAAGAGATTGTAGATCAGGAAAAACCAAATGTAGTACTACTTATGATTAACGAACCAATTCTGCGTGAACTTTTGAAATTTCAATCTCGTCCAAATGCCAACAAAATACAGTAAAGCAATCACCTTTCTCAACTCCCTTTCAAAATAGAGTAAATATTAAGTTTTTTTAGAGCTTTTCTTTAAAAACAACAAAAACAGTTAACTATCTTCATTTCCTGAAAAAATCCAATTTCATATTTTTCCTTCTCATTTTTATTGCTTCGTTTGGACACTCTCAAACTTTTATAATTAAAGGTAGTATTAAAGATGCCTCTAGCGGAGAACCTGTAATTGGAGCTACTATTAATCTTAAGAATACAAAATTTGGAACTATAAGTGACATTAACGGTAATTTTTCATTTAGTGCGAGTAAGGGAAAATACTCTCTGTTGTTTACGTATATAGGTTACAAAACTATAAAACAAGAAATAAAACTCAGTCAGGATATTACATTGAATATTTCGTTCACCCAATCAGAAACAGATCTTGAAGAGGTTGAAGTAAGCACTACTAAAACAGACGAGAATGTTAAGAGTACGCAGATGGGCGTAGTTCAGCTAGAAATGTCGGAAATAAAGAAAATACCGGCGTTTATGGGTGAAGTAGATGTACTAAAAACCATTCAACTATTACCAGGAATAAAAAATGCTGGCGATGGTAATACAGGTTTTTATGTGCGTGGTGGTGGACCAGATCAAAACTTAATACTTCTCGACGGAGCCAATATTTACAATGCTTCTCACCTACTCGGCTTTTTTTCAGTGTTTAACGGTGATGCAGTGAAAAGTGTTGACTTGTACAAAGGCAATATGCCAGCACAATATGGCGGACGTTTATCTTCTGTTCTTGACATTAGCTTAAAGGAAGGCGACGACAAAGCGTTTCATGTTGACGGAGGTATTGGTGTTATTGCATCAAGACTTACTATACAAGGACCTTTAATAAAAAACAAAGCAGCGTTTATAATAAGTGCTAGAAGAACTTATTTAGACGCGCTTGTGAAACCATACATAGACAACTCAGACTTTAAAGGAACCTCTTATTTTTTTTACGATTTAAATGCAAAACTCAACTATACAATTAATAACAAAAATCGACTTTTCTTAAGTGGTTATTATGGTAGAGATAAATTTAAATTCGTTGACGCGGAAGGTGGCTTCAATGCTGATATTCCATGGGGCAACGCAGCAGCGACTTTACGATGGAATCATATTTTTAGTCCAAAGTTATTTTCAAATATGTCGCTCATATTTACGAATTATGATTTTAGTTTTGGTGCTGCTCAACAAGATTTTGACTTAATTATCAAATCAGGCATTACTGATTACGGTTTTAAGTACGATCTAAACTATTACCCTAATTCGAGACATAATGTGAAAGTAGGACTCAATTACATATTTCACACCTTTGTACCAACCACTGTAAGTGCCCAACAAGGTTCAACTGTTTTTGATTTTGGAAAAAAAATAAAACTCTACTCTCACGATGTAGGCGTTTATGTTAGTGATGATTGGGAAATTACTCAGAAACTTCAAATGAATATTGGACTTCGCTTTACTAACTTTACTCAAATTGGACCATTCACTCGTTACAAAAAAGATAATTTCGGAGTGATTAACGATACCGTTAATTACAACACAAATGACATTGTAGCTAATTACAATGGACTCGAACCTCGATTATCAGCGCGCTACTCGTTGACCAAAAAACTATCACTTAAAGCCTCTTATTCACGAAATTTTCAATACATACATTTAGCTACTATTTCATCCGTTAGTTTGCCAACAGACGTGTGGATGCCTTCAACAGAAATAATTAAGCCTCAAGAATCCAATCAATATGCCTTAGGAATCTTTAGAAACTTTAAGGAGAACATCTTTGAGACAAGCATTGAAGTGTATTATAAAACCATGAGTAATCAGATTGAATATGCTGAAGGCTCTCAACCAAGTGATAATATCTATGACAATCCTGATAACGCCTTTACATACGGAAAAGGTTGGGCTTACGGAGCTGAGTTTTTTATTAAAAAGAATCGCGGTAAGTTAACGGGTTGGATTGGATATACTTTGTCGTGGACCTGGCGGCAATTCGACCAAATTAATTATGGTCAAAAGTTTCTGGCAAAATATGATCGAAGACATGATGTGTCAATAGTTCTGATGTATGATGCTTCTAAAAAATGGAATTTTGGTATGGTTTGGATTTATGGATCTGGAAATAGAGGCACTCTTCCTAACGGTTTCTTCCTTTACGAAGGGAGTTTAAGTAATGATTATGGACTCAGAAATTCTTATCAGTTTATTCCTTATCATCGTCTTGACTTAAATGTCACTTTTACTCCTGATAGAACTAAAAAACTAGAAAAACGAAAACGTACATTAATTAATCAATACATAGAACAAGGTAAGGACACAAGCAACATACAAGTGACAAAAAGTTGGATGAAAAATTTCAGTAATAGTTTTACACTAAGTTTATTTAACGTTTATAACCGCTACAACCCTTATTTTATTTACCTAACACGTGAAGGCGACTTTAATAATGGCTCACTAAAAGTTGGTGCTAAACAAGTTTCACTTTTTCCAATTCTACCAAGTTTAACATGGAATTTTAAATTCTGATGAAAAAATATTTTTGTTACATAGCCACTTTATTAGTCATTGCTTCTTGTCGTAAAGATGTGAAATTAGATTTGCCTAATTACCAGCAAAAAATAGTTATTGAAGGTTCAATAGAAACAGGTTCTACAGCCTTAGTTTTTGTTTCTTACTCTGTTCCCTACTTTGGGGAATTTGATTTTAGTACCCCTGAAGAAGCTTTCGTAAAAGGAGCTCT
This region includes:
- a CDS encoding DHHW family protein, with product MNHNLVRIYLIVLVFSAAIIFPLVNSKVHLLNDIESFENRAMKREPDFDINHLDPFPVKYDTFYTDNFDLRNRYIRYFNIYKVLAFRKSPIRNIVIGGNSWLYLLGDEMDSYMGKNRLTAAELESIGKELNYRKNYLEEKGIKFYFMVVPCKASIHSEHIGYEYFRMHEDTWGEQLINYLDKNSLVNSINVYDSLRKFKGDENLYFKLDNHWNDLGAFYTANEVFKHMRAEFPSIELLSVNDFNKIPPNNPKGNLDKMLGNLGVFNESYIELSPKNGYKATEGAKANYPPTHGFVYPWDFEKVREIKDSKKPKLLIISDSFGGSIFPFLAENFSKSVKIFDSWQYKLNEEIVDQEKPNVVLLMINEPILRELLKFQSRPNANKIQ
- a CDS encoding TonB-dependent receptor: MNLKNTKFGTISDINGNFSFSASKGKYSLLFTYIGYKTIKQEIKLSQDITLNISFTQSETDLEEVEVSTTKTDENVKSTQMGVVQLEMSEIKKIPAFMGEVDVLKTIQLLPGIKNAGDGNTGFYVRGGGPDQNLILLDGANIYNASHLLGFFSVFNGDAVKSVDLYKGNMPAQYGGRLSSVLDISLKEGDDKAFHVDGGIGVIASRLTIQGPLIKNKAAFIISARRTYLDALVKPYIDNSDFKGTSYFFYDLNAKLNYTINNKNRLFLSGYYGRDKFKFVDAEGGFNADIPWGNAAATLRWNHIFSPKLFSNMSLIFTNYDFSFGAAQQDFDLIIKSGITDYGFKYDLNYYPNSRHNVKVGLNYIFHTFVPTTVSAQQGSTVFDFGKKIKLYSHDVGVYVSDDWEITQKLQMNIGLRFTNFTQIGPFTRYKKDNFGVINDTVNYNTNDIVANYNGLEPRLSARYSLTKKLSLKASYSRNFQYIHLATISSVSLPTDVWMPSTEIIKPQESNQYALGIFRNFKENIFETSIEVYYKTMSNQIEYAEGSQPSDNIYDNPDNAFTYGKGWAYGAEFFIKKNRGKLTGWIGYTLSWTWRQFDQINYGQKFLAKYDRRHDVSIVLMYDASKKWNFGMVWIYGSGNRGTLPNGFFLYEGSLSNDYGLRNSYQFIPYHRLDLNVTFTPDRTKKLEKRKRTLINQYIEQGKDTSNIQVTKSWMKNFSNSFTLSLFNVYNRYNPYFIYLTREGDFNNGSLKVGAKQVSLFPILPSLTWNFKF